AGTCAATGCATTGGCCCCAAAACATATCCAATTACTCGGCCTTATGGCGCGTCTCATGGCGATACGCCCTTCGAAGGTGATCGAAGCACATGATCAGGACACATATGACCGATTTGTCTTGGCATGGTGGGCACCGTTGGCGAAGTTGACGTCAGGTTTGGACCGTGTCTTTGCGATCGACTTCGATCATCTCGCTGGACTCGGATGTATCCGAATAAGCGTTGGCGAGTGGAACTTGCAGAATGTTTTAAGTATAGCCAGCCAGCCCAAACAAATGACGGTTACAATGAATCGTGTGCAAGAAACGGAGTGGTGGCCAGACATGCACCGCCTAGTGGAAGCGGGGATGAAGCACGCGTGGCCCACGAGCATCGGTTCACTAATCGGAACTTTGTACCACGATAGGCAGATTGGGCAGCGTACAACCATAGAGTGGGACTGAGCGCGCCTTTCCTCATGCAGGGAGGATAAGTCAAAACGTCATAGTCTCTGGACGGCTACCCAAAGACGGGAAGCCGGCAACCTACCAGGGGTTCGCCGGCTTCTTTCATGCGGAGGATGAGCGCCTTGCCCACCTACATGACCGGCGACAGCTGCCCCCGCTGCACCCTCACGACGCCCGACCCCGCCGACCACCGCCTCGACCGGCGGTATCCCCGGCGCCCCGCCACGGTTCCCTGGCTCCGGTACAGCGGCCCGCTCAACGACCTGCCGGCCGAACGGTCGTGCCCCGTGTACGGGTTCACCCAGCGATGGACGGGGGCGCGGTGGGAGACGATCCTCGAATCGCGGTATGTGGCAGCCATTCCGGCACCGGCATGGTCATCCACCAATCGCCTGTCCCGGCCGGCCGAGCGGCTGGTGAACCGCCGTGCAGCCTGACCCGACCACCCCGGGGCAGGGAGCGCCGGCTCGCGTGACCTGGGGCCGGGTCGAGGAGACACCCGAGGGCCAGGAAATCGAGGTGTTCGGTCCCGCGCCCTTCCCCCGCCCCGGGTGCGGGGGCGAGATGGGGCGGGTAACCGGAGCGTCCGTCCCGACTTACTGGTGCAGTCGGTGCCGGATCGCGGTGCTCCAGCCCGACGAGGAGACCGCACGGGAGATCGATCAGGCCGCGGCGGCGGGTGACGAGGATTTCCACACGGTCGGGGAGCTCGTGGCGGACGAGGCAGCGGTTAAGGCATGGATGGCGCGTTTGCGCGGGGGGCACAAATCCGGGCGTCGGAAGAGACGGGAACGCCGGCCTGCCCGACCCGTCGCGCCGCTGGTTACGGCGGAGGAAGACGAGAAAGCGGCAGCTGAGGCGAGACGACGCATCGCGGAGTGGGAAGCGAAGCGCAGGCAGGCAGTGTGAACGCTTCCCGCGAAAAAGTCAATAGGGATCTGATGCCCGCAGAGGCCGACAATGCGCGGTTTTGCGAGATCGGTGATCTGAACGATGGGAAACCTGGTTTACAATGCCCGGTGAAAAGGTGTCGCCTGAAAAAAGGGAAATCCTTCCATAACGGAGCGGCGGAAGCGTGCGGAAGGTTCCGGTGGGTCGTCATCTGGTAGCCTTAGTGGACGATGAGGATTACGACCGCGTCGCGCGTTACCGCTGGTACAAGACATCTAGGGCTTCAGGCGCCTTGTATGCCCAAACTCGCATCAACGGCCGTTCCGTGGCGATGCATCGGTTTATCCTGAATCCTCCTGATGGCGTAGAGGTAGACCACCGGGACGGCAGCGGGCTGAACAACCAGAAAACCAACTTGCGCTTGTGCGCTCGCCAGCAGAACCGGTGGCACGCGCGCGGAAGCCGAAGATGGGCCGATGGCGTGCTAACGAAGGGAATCTCGCGCGAGCGTGATCGATCCGGCGCGGTGTGGTTGTGGTATGCGAGCATCACGGTAAACGGGATTGTGTGGCGCGCCGGGCCGTACCGGACTCGTCAGGAAGCCATGGATGCGTACGATGAGGCAGCCCGGCGCATCTTCGGGGAGTATGCCTGGACGCATGCTGAAGGGTACGTCTCTCCACAGAGGCCAGGAGAACTGGTCGTTGCTTCCCGGATGCATGACGGGATGCCGTCATTGCAGGGGCAGCGACTGAAGCAAGCGGC
The DNA window shown above is from Bacillota bacterium and carries:
- a CDS encoding LPO_1073/Vpar_1526 family protein, yielding MAGALVTKLAESGVEWLARLVEAHSPAVQQQARENVRNFMIRLAQRVERLEAELPATARDVFDRALDHPGCSLLMKKAMLSAAVTSNDDRHEMLVELIAQRLTADENDMVALVGGAACDVVNALAPKHIQLLGLMARLMAIRPSKVIEAHDQDTYDRFVLAWWAPLAKLTSGLDRVFAIDFDHLAGLGCIRISVGEWNLQNVLSIASQPKQMTVTMNRVQETEWWPDMHRLVEAGMKHAWPTSIGSLIGTLYHDRQIGQRTTIEWD
- a CDS encoding HNH endonuclease, whose product is MGRHLVALVDDEDYDRVARYRWYKTSRASGALYAQTRINGRSVAMHRFILNPPDGVEVDHRDGSGLNNQKTNLRLCARQQNRWHARGSRRWADGVLTKGISRERDRSGAVWLWYASITVNGIVWRAGPYRTRQEAMDAYDEAARRIFGEYAWTHAEGYVSPQRPGELVVASRMHDGMPSLQGQRLKQAA